The proteins below come from a single Lineus longissimus chromosome 5, tnLinLong1.2, whole genome shotgun sequence genomic window:
- the LOC135488765 gene encoding dynein light chain Tctex-type protein 2B-like produces the protein MASIRGLGPMMPGRQRGRSRSKHADSHSEFSETFITKPGNQQYENTYRVKPTDENKFRGYTIERAVMEVLEGRLENIKYDPIQAANLTKELSTSIRNKLKDLNFPRYKYVVNVVLGQNAEQSVAIASRNLWDPAVDNYAAVTYKNKFIFATAVMFAAYFE, from the coding sequence ATGGCATCCATTCGTGGTCTTGGCCCTATGATGCCTGGGCGCCAGCGGGGACGCTCACGCAGCAAACACGCGGACTCACACTCCGAATTCTCTGAGACGTTCATCACGAAACCTGGCAACCAGCAGTATGAGAATACGTACCGAGTAAAACCGACTGATGAGAATAAATTCCGGGGATACACCATTGAGAGAGCTGTGATGGAGGTGTTGGAGGGACGGTTGGAGAACATCAAATATGACCCAATCCAAGCGGCCAACCTGACCAAGGAACTGTCAACATCGATAAGAAATAAGTTAAAGGACTTGAACTTCCCGCGGTATAAGTATGTGGTGAATGTTGTTCTTGGTCAGAATGCGGAGCAGAGTGTCGCCATTGCTAGTCGAAACCTTTGGGATCCGGCCGTAGATAATTATGCTGCGGTGACATATAAAAATAAGTTCATATTTGCGACAGCAGTTATGTTTGCTGCATATTTCGAATAA
- the LOC135488375 gene encoding mitochondrial carrier homolog 2-like isoform X2, whose product MDAAQVALGAVVTTVFHPVGYAKVLIQLGHEPIAPQPTTTLFGKDVLGFPNVFKYIRHIKAVDGFRGLYRGLVPRVANGLVGTAMSNYTSELIKDLASIKEIEEEDDSSFKKFCVTTCRETAARCAGVIISQPFHVIMIRSMAQFVGRETVYNGVFSSIGEIWQKEGIVGFFSGLLPRLLCEAVTVWLSSLVCYVVNTYVIEDKDMKSYTNAACGLLVTHLTYPFTLVGNCMAVSGSGLKAGHPPFMPVYSDWYDCWSHLNRHGNLKRGSSLFFRYYKGPVIMKGGKPIAATMVFQDSF is encoded by the exons ATGGATGCAGCCCAGGTCGCCCTCGGTGCAGTGGTCACCACTGTTTTCCATCCTGTCGGCTATGCGAAAGTATTAATTCAG CTTGGCCATGAACCAATAGCTCCACAGCCCACGACTACCCTCTTTGGGAAGGACGTGTTAGGTTTTCCAAATGTATTCAAATACA TTCGCCACATCAAGGCTGTGGATGGATTCCGAGGTCTGTACCGCGGTTTGGTGCCAAGGGTGGCGAATGGTCTCGTTGGAACTGCCATGTCAAACTACACTTCTGAG CTAATCAAAGATCTTGCATCAATAAAAGaaatagaagaagaagatgacagCTCTTTCAAGAAATTCTGTGTTACT ACCTGTAGGGAAACTGCTGCAAGGTGTGCAGGTGTGATTATTAGCCAGCCTTTTCATG TGATTATGATTCGGTCCATGGCACAATTTGTTGGAAGAGAAACAGTATACAA TGGCGTTTTCTCATCAATAGGCGAAATTTGGCAAAAAGAAGGAATTGTGGGATTCTTTTC TGGTTTGTTACCTCGTCTGCTCTGTGAGGCGGTGACTGTTTGGCTCTCAAGTTTAGTGTGTTATGTTGTTAACACTTATGTAATTGAAGATAAG GATATGAAATCTTACACAAACGCAGCATGCGGG CTCCTGGTGACTCATCTAACGTACCCATTCACACTGGTTGGTAACTGCATGGCTGTGAGTGGCAGCGGGCTGAAGGCTGGACATCCACCATTTATGCCTGTCTACTCTGACTGGTATGACTGTTGGTCACATCTTAACCGACAT GGCAATCTGAAGCGCGGCTCAAGTTTGTTCTTTAGATATTACAAGGGCCCAGTGATCATGAAGGGCGGGAAACCAATCGCAGCAACAATGGTTTTCCAGGATAGTTTTTAA
- the LOC135488375 gene encoding mitochondrial carrier homolog 2-like isoform X1, translating to MDAAQVALGAVVTTVFHPVGYAKVLIQLGHEPIAPQPTTTLFGKDVLGFPNVFKYIRHIKAVDGFRGLYRGLVPRVANGLVGTAMSNYTSELIKDLASIKEIEEEDDSSFKKFCVTTCRETAARCAGVIISQPFHVIMIRSMAQFVGRETVYNGVFSSIGEIWQKEGIVGFFSGLLPRLLCEAVTVWLSSLVCYVVNTYVIEDKDIQKAASFHPFSELLVTHLTYPFTLVGNCMAVSGSGLKAGHPPFMPVYSDWYDCWSHLNRHGNLKRGSSLFFRYYKGPVIMKGGKPIAATMVFQDSF from the exons ATGGATGCAGCCCAGGTCGCCCTCGGTGCAGTGGTCACCACTGTTTTCCATCCTGTCGGCTATGCGAAAGTATTAATTCAG CTTGGCCATGAACCAATAGCTCCACAGCCCACGACTACCCTCTTTGGGAAGGACGTGTTAGGTTTTCCAAATGTATTCAAATACA TTCGCCACATCAAGGCTGTGGATGGATTCCGAGGTCTGTACCGCGGTTTGGTGCCAAGGGTGGCGAATGGTCTCGTTGGAACTGCCATGTCAAACTACACTTCTGAG CTAATCAAAGATCTTGCATCAATAAAAGaaatagaagaagaagatgacagCTCTTTCAAGAAATTCTGTGTTACT ACCTGTAGGGAAACTGCTGCAAGGTGTGCAGGTGTGATTATTAGCCAGCCTTTTCATG TGATTATGATTCGGTCCATGGCACAATTTGTTGGAAGAGAAACAGTATACAA TGGCGTTTTCTCATCAATAGGCGAAATTTGGCAAAAAGAAGGAATTGTGGGATTCTTTTC TGGTTTGTTACCTCGTCTGCTCTGTGAGGCGGTGACTGTTTGGCTCTCAAGTTTAGTGTGTTATGTTGTTAACACTTATGTAATTGAAGATAAG GATATTCAGAAAGCTGCGTCTTTTCACCCGTTCTCCGAG CTCCTGGTGACTCATCTAACGTACCCATTCACACTGGTTGGTAACTGCATGGCTGTGAGTGGCAGCGGGCTGAAGGCTGGACATCCACCATTTATGCCTGTCTACTCTGACTGGTATGACTGTTGGTCACATCTTAACCGACAT GGCAATCTGAAGCGCGGCTCAAGTTTGTTCTTTAGATATTACAAGGGCCCAGTGATCATGAAGGGCGGGAAACCAATCGCAGCAACAATGGTTTTCCAGGATAGTTTTTAA